From the genome of Microbispora sp. ZYX-F-249:
CGGGCGTGAGCGGCGCGTTGTGCAGGATCTGCGACAGCACGGCCAGGGCCAGCCCCGACTCCGCCTGCGAGCAGGTGGCGGTCAGCGGCAGTGCGCCGTGCTCCAGCGCGTCCTCGACGAGCGTGTTGAGCAGTGCGGTCTTCCCCGTCGCGACGGGGCCTCCGACGATCGCGATCTTTCCTCTGCCGGTGACGGCGTCGGCCAGCATGTCCTCGAGGGAGGCCAACACCTCTTCCCGCTCCACCAGGGCCATAATGAGCCTCCCGAATTCCGTTCGATACGCGGCCGCGCGGCCGGATTCACAATTGCCGTGACTTTAGGTAAAGATCGTGCGTTGAGCGGCGTTCAGCCGACCAGTGACATTCGCGGGGAAACGGCGTCGCCGGCCCGCTCCTGCGCTCCGTCCGCGCTCGTTTCGCCCGAGCGGGCCAGCGCCGAGCGGACGGCCGCGAACGACGCGGTGACCACGTCGCGGTCGAGGCCCACGCCCCAGACCTGCCGCCCGTCGATCACGCACTCGGCGTAGACCGCCACCTCCCGGTCCCCCGCGCCGCCGGCGGCCTCGACGCCGGTGCGGTGGACCATCTGCACGTCCACGTTCCAGACCGCCAGACGGGCGCCGAGGGTGCGGATGGCGTCGGCCCGCGAACCCGCGATGTCGAAGCGGGCGCCGTCGACGTACAACGTGGTCTGCAGCGGCCGGCCGCCGAGCCCGAGGGGGACGGTGATCTCGGTCCGCGACAGGTACTCCTCGTCGAACAGGTCGCGGACGACCGCCGGGGTGATCTCCCCGCCGGAGCCGTCCGCGTGGGCCTGCACGACGCGGGCGAACTCCGCCTGCAGGGCCTTGGGCGGGTTCAGCCCGTGCCAGGCGCTCAGGATGTAGGCCACGCCGCCCTTGCCCGACTGGCTGTTGATGCGCACCACCGCCTCGTACGTGCGGCCGACGTCCTTGGGGTCGAGCGGCAGGTACGGCATGCGCCACGGCAGGTCGTCCACGCTGACGTCCGCCTCGGCGGCCTCCACGGCCAGGGCGTCGAAACCCTTCTTGATGGCGTCCTGGTGGGAGCCGGAGAAGGCGGTGTAGACGAGGTCGCCGCCGTACGGGTGGCGGGGGCTGACCTGCATCTCGTTGCAGTACTCGACGGTGCGGCGGATCTCGGTGATGTCGGAGAAGTCGATGCCGGGGTCGACGCCCTGGGTGTACATGTTCAGGCCGAGCGTGACCAGGCAGACGTTGCCGGCCCGCTCGCCGTTGCCGAACAGGCAGCCCTCGATCCGCTGGGCGCCGGCCAGCAGCGCCAGCTCGGAGGCGGCCACGCCGGTGCCGCGGTCGTTGTGCGGGTGGATCGACAGGCAGACGTGCTCCCGGTGGGACAGGTTGCGGTCGAGCCACTCGATCTGGTCGGCGAAGACGTGCGGGAGCGACCGCTCCACCGTGGTCGGGAAGTTGAGGATGATCTCCCGGCCCTCCTCCGGCTGCCACACGTCCATGACCGCCTCGCAGACCTCCAGCGCGAACTCGGGCTCGGTCTCGTTGAACAGCTCGGGCGAGTACTGGAACCCGAGGTCGCAGTCGCCCAGGGTCGCCTCGGCGTACTTCATCATCAGCCGGGTGCCCGCGACGGCGAGGTCCCGGCACTCGTCGCGGGTCATGCCGAAGACGACCCGGCGAAAGAGCGGTGCGGTCGCGTTGTAAAGGTGGATGTTGGCCCGGGGCGCGCCGGCCAGGCTCTCCACGGTCCGCCGGATCAGCTCGTCCCGCGCCTGGACGAGAACCGAGATCCGCACGTCGTCGGGGATCCGGTCCTCCTCGATGAGCATGCGCACGAAGTCGTGGTCGTCCTGGCTCGCCACCGGGAACCCGACCTCGATCTCCTTGTAACCCATCCGTACGAGCAGATCGAACATCGCGAGCTTGCGCTCCGGGCTCATCGGGTTGACCAGCGACTGGTTGCCGTCGCGCAGGTCGGTGGACAGCCATCGCGGTGCGGCCTCGATCGTCCGGTCCGGCCAGCGCCGGTCCGCCAGGCGGACGGGGGTGAAGGCCGAGTAACGGGAAGGAGAGCTGCTCATGAGGAATTCCTTTCTCATCGGCGACCATGTCACCGAATTCGCGACCGACCGTTTTCCGAGAAGCTGTCCGCGAATCGCGCCGACTACCTTCCGGAAGGCCGCCGAAATTCCTGGTGATTCGCTGACCGGTACGTTGCCGAAGCTACAAGCGCGCTGGTCAAGGGGCAAGAGACAAGCAACTAGAGTGCGGCCGGGATCACCCGGACGATCGGTAGGGGTATCGAAAGTTGTAGATCCGGTACAACCTCCCGGGCGGCCCCCTTAACGCCCCCCTGAATCGGACACATACTCCGGATCATGTCGATCAATAGAGCAGTATTCCCGGCTATTTCGATTTCGCCTTTCCGAATCCTCGGAATGTGCGTGACCGAGGCACGCCCGTCCGTTCTCGCCATCTTCTTCCTGCGGTTCGCCGCGGGAGCGGCGCTGGACGCCGGCCTCGCCCCCGCCGACCCGTTCCGCTTCGTGGCGGGGGCCGTGGTGTGGCAGTGCGCGATCTTCTTCGTCTACCTGTTCAACGGCGTGACGGACATGCGGGAGGACCGCGTGAACGGCTCACACCGGCCCATCGCCCGCGGCGACCTCGACGCCGGCCTGGCCCTGATCGTCGCCTGGACCGCCGCCGCGGCCGCCCTGCTCGGCGCGCTGCTGCTGGGCGGAGCGATGATCTGGCTGGTCACGGCGGTGCTCGTGCTGGGCTACCTCTACTCGGCGCCGCCCTTCCCGCTGAAGAGATGGTCGAGCGCCACCGTCGTGGTCGGCGGCGTTGCCGGTCTGCTCTCCTACTGCGCGGGCTACACCTCCTGCGGGACCGCCCCCACCGGGCGTGAGGCGATCGCGCTGCCCGCGTTCGCCCTCGCGGCCTCGCTGTGGATGGGGCTGGTCGGCACGCCGGCGAAGGACCTGCCCGACATCGCGGGAGACCGCTCCGCCGGACGGGCCTCGTTCGCGGTGAGCCACGGAGAATGGCCGGTCAGGCTGCTGTTGTCGGCCGTCGCCGCCTCCGTCGCGATCGCTTTCTGCGCGGTCGCGCTGCTAATGCGGGTGCCGCTCGGCATGGCGCCGGCCGCGATGCTCTCCGGCGCCACGCTGCTCGCCGTCGTCACCCTTACGCCGCTTTCCCGGGGGTCCCGGGTGCGCCGCCGCCTGCCCTACCGGGCGTTCATGACGACGCAATACGCTGTGCATTTGGCTGTTCTTCTCCCGCTGGTGTCACAATTCTTATTGTCTGGGCGTGCGGCTTAGTCCAGGATGGAGGCACTCGTCCGCTTCCTCTCGGAGGGTCCATTGGCGGGAGATGGAGAACTGGGACCGGAGGTCCCGGACTTCGAGGGTTTCCTCGAAGCGCATCGCTCCGAGATTCTGGAAGCGTACGCACGGAACCTGGCGGCACTGGACAGCCCGATCAGCCGCGACCCGACCGCCCTGCGGCAGGCGCTGGCGAACGCCGAGCAGATCCTCGACGACGTCGCGGAGACGCTGCGGTCCGGCAGCATCAGGGTGGGCGACTCCCACAAGATCATCGCCTGGGAGGTGGGGGCGACCAGGGCGGCGAACGGGGTCCACCCGGACGAGTCGCTCCGCGCGGCGTCGGTGTGGTTCCAGGCGGTCGTGACCTGCCTGCTGGAGCGCATGCCCGGCGACGGCGAGTCGATGCGGCTGCTCACGCTGGTCGTGCTGGGGCTGGAGCGCAGCATCACGTCACGGATCAGGGAGGCCTCGGCCAGCTACTCGAGCTTCCTGCTGGACAAGGTCCACGAGGCCCAGATCGAGGAGCGCCGCCGGATCGCCCGCGAACTGCACGACCGTATCGGGCACGGCCTCAGCGTCGCCAACAAGCAGCTCGAGCTGTACGACGTGCACCGGGCGAACAAGCCCGCGACGGCGACCGCCAAGGTGGAGACCGCCCAGCAGGCCATCCTGGAGACCATGCACAACCTGCGCGCGGTCACCAGCGAGCTGCACCCGCAGGAGCCG
Proteins encoded in this window:
- the leuA gene encoding 2-isopropylmalate synthase, with the protein product MSSSPSRYSAFTPVRLADRRWPDRTIEAAPRWLSTDLRDGNQSLVNPMSPERKLAMFDLLVRMGYKEIEVGFPVASQDDHDFVRMLIEEDRIPDDVRISVLVQARDELIRRTVESLAGAPRANIHLYNATAPLFRRVVFGMTRDECRDLAVAGTRLMMKYAEATLGDCDLGFQYSPELFNETEPEFALEVCEAVMDVWQPEEGREIILNFPTTVERSLPHVFADQIEWLDRNLSHREHVCLSIHPHNDRGTGVAASELALLAGAQRIEGCLFGNGERAGNVCLVTLGLNMYTQGVDPGIDFSDITEIRRTVEYCNEMQVSPRHPYGGDLVYTAFSGSHQDAIKKGFDALAVEAAEADVSVDDLPWRMPYLPLDPKDVGRTYEAVVRINSQSGKGGVAYILSAWHGLNPPKALQAEFARVVQAHADGSGGEITPAVVRDLFDEEYLSRTEITVPLGLGGRPLQTTLYVDGARFDIAGSRADAIRTLGARLAVWNVDVQMVHRTGVEAAGGAGDREVAVYAECVIDGRQVWGVGLDRDVVTASFAAVRSALARSGETSADGAQERAGDAVSPRMSLVG
- a CDS encoding sensor histidine kinase, which codes for MAGDGELGPEVPDFEGFLEAHRSEILEAYARNLAALDSPISRDPTALRQALANAEQILDDVAETLRSGSIRVGDSHKIIAWEVGATRAANGVHPDESLRAASVWFQAVVTCLLERMPGDGESMRLLTLVVLGLERSITSRIREASASYSSFLLDKVHEAQIEERRRIARELHDRIGHGLSVANKQLELYDVHRANKPATATAKVETAQQAILETMHNLRAVTSELHPQEPLNSLEKALLYYLETVDMDEVDIRLRVSGDETWASPTVRDESFLILREAARNALSHGNPSKVLIRVDFAPHELRASVDDDGLGFAEGCGRSDGVGLLSMQERAAIIGGTTTITSRPGHGTHVELYVPFSGLTA
- a CDS encoding UbiA family prenyltransferase; translated protein: MTEARPSVLAIFFLRFAAGAALDAGLAPADPFRFVAGAVVWQCAIFFVYLFNGVTDMREDRVNGSHRPIARGDLDAGLALIVAWTAAAAALLGALLLGGAMIWLVTAVLVLGYLYSAPPFPLKRWSSATVVVGGVAGLLSYCAGYTSCGTAPTGREAIALPAFALAASLWMGLVGTPAKDLPDIAGDRSAGRASFAVSHGEWPVRLLLSAVAASVAIAFCAVALLMRVPLGMAPAAMLSGATLLAVVTLTPLSRGSRVRRRLPYRAFMTTQYAVHLAVLLPLVSQFLLSGRAA